A genomic region of Tsukamurella pulmonis contains the following coding sequences:
- a CDS encoding acyl-CoA synthetase encodes MFPGAFAELSPGKPAAIDSATGEILSHARLNEESTRLAHHLRALGLRRGDTVAIVAGNDLRVFSAYAAAIRSGLYVTAVNFHLTPAEVNYILADCDAKALFAGADVAEAVSEALRLPNLAEPGRAIAWGGPITGFADFDTVLAEADSTPLTEQPRGTDMLYSSGTTGRPKGIRIPLPEGTVDQTPDAYTAIFAPMYGMDADTVYLSPAPLYHAAPLRFCGVTMSVGGTVIMMHRFDPEEALALIAKYRVTHSQWVPTMFVRMLKLPQETRDHYDTSSLKVAIHAAAPCPAEVKQSMLAWWGPVIHEYYASTEAAGATFISPQEALERPGSVGRAGLGIARICGDDGAVLPAGEVGTIYFERDAMPFEYHNAPEKTRSAQHPDHENWATTGDVGYLDEDGYLYLTDRKDFMIITGGVNIYPQESENALIMHPAVTDVAVIGVPHDELGETALACVQLAPGAAPSDELAQELIEYAGRDLARYKLPRAVRFVDSLPRTPTGKLVKRLIEV; translated from the coding sequence ATGTTCCCAGGAGCCTTCGCAGAGCTCTCCCCCGGCAAGCCCGCAGCGATCGACTCCGCCACCGGCGAGATCCTGAGCCACGCCCGCCTGAACGAGGAGTCCACCCGGCTCGCGCACCACCTGCGCGCGCTGGGGCTGCGCCGCGGCGACACCGTCGCGATCGTGGCCGGCAACGATCTGCGCGTCTTCTCCGCGTACGCCGCGGCGATCCGCAGCGGCCTGTACGTCACCGCCGTCAACTTCCACCTCACTCCGGCCGAGGTCAACTACATCCTCGCCGACTGCGATGCGAAAGCGCTGTTCGCAGGAGCCGATGTGGCGGAGGCGGTCTCGGAGGCACTGCGGCTGCCGAACCTCGCCGAGCCGGGCCGCGCGATCGCCTGGGGAGGACCGATCACGGGGTTCGCCGATTTCGACACGGTTCTCGCGGAAGCCGATTCCACTCCGCTGACCGAGCAGCCGCGGGGCACCGACATGCTGTACTCCTCCGGCACCACCGGTCGCCCCAAGGGCATCCGGATCCCGCTCCCCGAGGGCACCGTCGACCAGACCCCCGACGCCTACACCGCGATCTTCGCCCCGATGTACGGCATGGACGCCGACACCGTCTACCTCTCGCCCGCGCCGCTGTACCACGCTGCGCCGCTGCGTTTCTGCGGCGTCACCATGTCGGTCGGCGGCACCGTGATCATGATGCACCGGTTCGATCCGGAGGAGGCCCTCGCCCTCATCGCGAAGTACCGCGTGACGCACAGCCAGTGGGTGCCCACCATGTTCGTGCGAATGCTCAAGCTTCCGCAGGAGACCCGGGACCACTACGACACCAGCAGCCTCAAGGTAGCGATCCACGCCGCCGCCCCCTGCCCGGCCGAGGTCAAGCAGTCGATGCTCGCCTGGTGGGGTCCGGTGATCCACGAGTACTACGCCTCCACCGAGGCCGCCGGCGCCACGTTCATCAGCCCGCAGGAAGCCCTCGAGCGCCCCGGGTCCGTGGGGCGCGCGGGCCTCGGCATCGCCCGGATCTGCGGAGACGACGGTGCCGTCCTCCCCGCCGGCGAGGTCGGCACCATCTACTTCGAGCGTGACGCGATGCCGTTCGAGTACCACAACGCGCCCGAGAAGACCCGCTCGGCGCAGCATCCCGATCACGAGAACTGGGCCACCACCGGCGATGTCGGCTACCTCGACGAGGACGGCTACCTCTACCTCACCGACCGCAAGGACTTCATGATCATCACGGGCGGGGTGAACATCTACCCGCAGGAGTCCGAGAACGCCCTCATCATGCATCCGGCGGTCACCGATGTGGCGGTGATCGGGGTACCGCACGACGAGCTCGGCGAGACCGCCCTCGCCTGCGTGCAATTGGCGCCGGGGGCGGCACCGTCGGACGAGCTGGCGCAGGAGCTGATCGAGTACGCGGGACGGGATCTGGCCCGCTACAAGCTTCCCCGCGCCGTGCGCTTCGTCGATTCGCTGCCGCGCACGCCGACGGGGAAGCTGGTCAAACGCCTGATCGAGGTCTGA